The Mucilaginibacter mallensis genome has a segment encoding these proteins:
- a CDS encoding sialidase/neuraminidase family protein: protein MLRIKITILLIAITGYCCTTRAQDTVRYTGNTVANVDYHNGRLSPVIGVHSMQIFRANREHPDQADAFGFTYNHQPMLAYWNNTFYVEYLSDKVGESVPPGQTLLITSKDGAIWSKPTVIFPQYKIPDGTTKEDHPGVAKDLYAVMHQRMGFYTAKSKRLLVLGFYGICLDAHDDPNDGKGIGRVVREVYPNGKFGPIYFIHYNPKWNEQNTSYPFYKTSKDKDFVQACDELMANPLMMMQWEEETDRNDLLIPLHKDYKAFNFYHLPDGRVVGLWKYALTAISTDNGKTWPANASRAPRFVTSNAKIWGQRTSDSKYATVYNPSEFRWPLGISVSQDGLNYTNLLLVNGEIPTMRYGGNYKSYGPQYTRGIEEGNGIPPDGKLWVTYSMNKEDIWVSSIPVPVTDVTTEQANEVFNNLPAGKELEKWNTYGSLWAPVAIDKAPDGARALALKDWDKFDYAKAERIVHESKKLIADFTIIPAQNNTGMLDIEVQNASGDAALRLTFDSTGVFRAKTGYRSKNMLKYTANTSYHISIKLNTDTRFYTVNVNGKDVLTALFFAPVLNVNRVVFRTGDTTRFPDADTPTDQDYDQPKAGEPVTPAAFYITSFKTTGY, encoded by the coding sequence ATGCTTAGAATTAAGATAACCATATTATTAATAGCAATTACAGGGTATTGTTGCACAACCAGAGCACAGGACACGGTAAGATACACCGGAAATACCGTTGCCAATGTGGATTACCATAACGGTAGGTTAAGTCCGGTGATCGGCGTGCACAGTATGCAGATCTTCCGCGCCAACCGTGAGCATCCCGATCAGGCAGATGCTTTTGGCTTTACCTACAACCACCAGCCCATGCTGGCTTATTGGAATAATACATTTTATGTGGAGTACCTGAGCGATAAAGTGGGTGAAAGCGTACCGCCAGGGCAGACCCTGCTCATCACTTCGAAAGATGGCGCTATCTGGTCAAAGCCGACTGTGATTTTTCCGCAATACAAAATTCCGGATGGTACCACAAAGGAAGATCATCCCGGTGTAGCGAAAGACCTTTACGCGGTTATGCACCAGCGCATGGGCTTTTATACCGCTAAATCAAAACGTTTGCTGGTGCTGGGTTTCTATGGTATTTGTCTGGATGCGCATGATGATCCTAATGATGGTAAGGGCATAGGCCGTGTGGTAAGAGAAGTTTATCCCAACGGGAAATTTGGCCCCATCTACTTCATTCATTACAACCCAAAGTGGAACGAGCAAAATACTTCATATCCATTTTATAAAACCAGCAAGGATAAAGATTTTGTACAAGCCTGCGATGAACTGATGGCAAACCCATTAATGATGATGCAATGGGAAGAGGAAACAGACCGCAATGACCTATTGATCCCGCTGCATAAAGATTATAAAGCTTTTAATTTTTATCATCTACCTGATGGCAGGGTGGTAGGCTTATGGAAATACGCCTTAACCGCTATCAGTACCGATAATGGCAAAACATGGCCTGCTAATGCCAGTCGTGCCCCGCGTTTTGTAACCAGCAATGCTAAAATATGGGGGCAGCGCACATCCGATAGTAAATACGCCACAGTTTATAATCCATCTGAATTTAGGTGGCCTTTGGGTATTTCCGTTAGTCAGGATGGCTTAAACTACACCAACCTGCTATTAGTAAACGGTGAAATCCCAACCATGCGATATGGCGGCAACTACAAATCATACGGTCCGCAATACACCAGAGGCATTGAAGAAGGTAACGGCATACCGCCGGACGGCAAACTATGGGTTACTTATAGCATGAATAAGGAGGATATCTGGGTGTCATCCATCCCTGTACCAGTAACCGATGTTACAACTGAACAAGCCAACGAAGTTTTTAACAACTTACCCGCCGGTAAAGAACTGGAGAAATGGAACACTTATGGCTCATTATGGGCACCAGTTGCGATTGATAAAGCGCCTGATGGTGCTCGTGCCCTGGCGCTTAAAGACTGGGATAAATTTGATTATGCAAAGGCCGAGCGTATCGTTCATGAATCAAAAAAACTGATCGCTGATTTTACCATCATCCCGGCGCAAAACAACACCGGCATGCTGGATATTGAAGTGCAAAATGCCAGTGGAGATGCAGCCTTGAGATTAACGTTTGATTCAACCGGAGTTTTCAGGGCAAAAACAGGCTATCGTTCTAAAAACATGCTGAAATACACGGCAAATACATCTTATCACATCAGCATTAAATTAAATACCGATACCCGTTTTTACACAGTAAACGTGAATGGTAAGGATGTGCTTACCGCTCTGTTTTTCGCGCCGGTGCTAAATGTTAACCGCGTTGTGTTCCGTACCGGCGACACAACGCGTTTCCCTGATGCGGATACTCCCACCGACCAGGATTATGATCAGCCAAAAGCCGGAGAACCTGTAACACCTGCTGCATTTTATATTACATCATTTAAAACTACGGGATACTAA
- a CDS encoding glycoside hydrolase family 78 protein, with protein sequence MAAVSVQHLQCEMLNNPQGIGAITPRLSWQIKSDQRNIIQTAYQIIVSSSPQKLALNLGDLWDSHKVISDRSIMINYAGKLLASRTACYWKVKVWTSKEESGWSQPALWSVGLLNAADWKAKWIGYEYGFPWDSVSKFSRLSARYYRKQFQTTQQVKKAVVYIVGLGHYELYINGKPVGDQVLAEAPTDYTQSVLYNTFDVTTDIQQGENVIGTVLGNGRFFTMRPKYKPNKIKEFGFPRMLLQLELTYQDGSKKVITSDDSWKFTADGPIRTNNEYDGEEYDAIKELVGWNVTGYDDSKWLKPELVESPGGKVEAQMNEPIKIVDTIHPISIKQLKRGIWIMDMGQNMAGWVQMKVQGKRGDKVTLRFAETLKEDSDLYIANLRDAKVTDVYTLKGGGEEAWHPVFVYHGFRYVQITGYPGAPTVNDFIGQVVSDGMANTGHFETSNPLINQIYHNAYWGILSDYKGMPVDCPQRNERMPWLGDRAIGSLGESFVFNNENLYAKWLNDIEQAQKPDGSIPDVAPAYWNYYSDNMTWPGTYILIADMLYNQFDDKGPIEKHYPSMKKWLGYMRQKYDKDNLMTKDKYGDWCVPPESPELIHSRDSSRNTNGILIATAYYYHMLLLMQHFAQILNRPADAQQFAAQAMQTKNAFKQKFLDKKTFQYDNNTVTANLLPLYFGMVPAEDRKAVFNNIVDKITIDAKSHISTGVIGTQWLMRGLTDFGRPDIAYHIAANDDYPSWGYMVKRGATTIWELWNGDTAAPAMNSRNHIMLLGDLIAWFYQDLGGIKADEPGFKTIIMKPSIAINRLDNVNASYNTPYGLVKSDWKKQAGHFDWAITIPANSKAIVYLPAGSVNDVKCDGKSLSALSGAKQLPDVNGKVKVEIGSGDYHFEINNYGK encoded by the coding sequence ATGGCTGCGGTAAGCGTTCAGCATCTGCAATGCGAAATGCTGAATAATCCGCAGGGTATAGGTGCTATCACGCCTAGATTAAGCTGGCAAATAAAAAGCGATCAGCGAAATATTATACAAACAGCCTATCAAATCATTGTATCATCATCCCCACAAAAACTGGCCTTGAATCTTGGCGATCTGTGGGATTCTCATAAAGTTATTTCCGACAGGTCCATCATGATAAATTATGCAGGTAAGCTATTGGCTAGTCGCACTGCCTGCTACTGGAAAGTTAAAGTGTGGACTTCCAAAGAAGAAAGTGGCTGGAGCCAACCCGCATTATGGAGTGTTGGCTTATTAAATGCCGCCGACTGGAAAGCAAAATGGATAGGTTATGAGTATGGTTTTCCCTGGGATAGTGTTTCTAAGTTCTCAAGGTTATCTGCAAGGTATTATCGCAAGCAGTTTCAAACTACTCAGCAGGTTAAAAAGGCTGTGGTTTATATAGTTGGATTAGGTCACTACGAACTATACATCAATGGAAAACCTGTCGGCGACCAGGTTTTGGCTGAAGCGCCTACGGATTATACCCAATCCGTGTTATACAATACGTTTGATGTTACCACGGATATTCAGCAGGGCGAAAATGTTATCGGCACTGTATTAGGCAACGGTCGCTTTTTTACCATGCGGCCAAAATACAAGCCTAATAAGATCAAAGAATTTGGTTTCCCAAGAATGTTGCTGCAACTGGAACTCACCTATCAGGATGGCAGTAAAAAAGTTATCACAAGTGATGATAGTTGGAAATTTACAGCTGATGGACCTATTCGCACCAATAATGAATATGACGGCGAGGAATACGATGCTATCAAAGAACTTGTCGGCTGGAATGTTACCGGTTATGACGATAGCAAATGGCTAAAACCTGAACTGGTTGAATCACCTGGTGGTAAAGTTGAGGCACAGATGAATGAGCCAATCAAAATAGTGGATACCATTCATCCCATCAGCATAAAACAACTGAAACGCGGCATCTGGATAATGGATATGGGCCAGAATATGGCAGGCTGGGTGCAGATGAAAGTGCAAGGTAAGCGGGGCGATAAAGTCACACTGCGCTTTGCTGAAACGCTTAAAGAAGACAGTGACCTGTACATAGCTAACCTACGCGACGCTAAAGTAACTGATGTTTATACCTTGAAAGGCGGAGGCGAAGAAGCATGGCACCCGGTATTTGTATATCACGGGTTTAGGTATGTGCAAATCACCGGGTATCCGGGTGCACCAACGGTAAACGATTTTATAGGTCAGGTAGTTTCTGATGGTATGGCGAATACAGGCCATTTTGAAACTTCAAATCCTTTGATCAATCAGATCTATCATAACGCTTACTGGGGTATTTTAAGCGATTACAAAGGCATGCCGGTGGATTGCCCGCAGCGTAATGAGCGTATGCCATGGCTCGGCGACAGGGCGATTGGTTCATTAGGTGAAAGCTTTGTATTTAACAATGAAAACCTGTATGCCAAATGGCTGAATGATATTGAACAAGCGCAAAAGCCTGATGGCTCCATACCTGATGTAGCACCCGCTTACTGGAATTATTATAGCGACAACATGACCTGGCCCGGCACCTATATCCTTATTGCCGATATGCTTTATAACCAGTTTGATGACAAAGGACCTATTGAAAAGCATTACCCATCCATGAAAAAATGGCTCGGTTATATGCGCCAGAAATACGATAAGGACAACCTTATGACCAAGGATAAATACGGCGATTGGTGTGTGCCGCCCGAATCGCCGGAATTGATCCATTCGCGGGATTCGTCTCGCAATACCAATGGGATATTGATCGCAACTGCTTATTACTATCACATGCTGCTGTTAATGCAGCACTTTGCCCAAATTTTGAATAGACCCGCGGATGCTCAGCAATTTGCTGCACAAGCAATGCAGACTAAAAACGCCTTCAAGCAAAAATTCCTGGATAAAAAGACTTTTCAATACGACAATAATACAGTTACCGCTAATTTATTACCGCTGTACTTTGGTATGGTGCCTGCGGAAGATAGAAAAGCGGTGTTCAATAATATAGTAGATAAGATCACCATTGATGCAAAAAGCCATATCAGTACCGGCGTTATCGGCACGCAATGGCTTATGCGGGGATTGACAGACTTTGGTAGACCTGATATTGCGTACCACATAGCTGCTAACGATGACTATCCGAGCTGGGGCTATATGGTAAAACGGGGCGCAACCACTATTTGGGAGCTTTGGAACGGAGATACCGCTGCACCAGCCATGAATTCCCGCAACCATATCATGCTTTTGGGTGATCTGATTGCCTGGTTTTACCAGGATCTGGGAGGTATTAAGGCTGATGAACCCGGTTTTAAAACCATCATAATGAAGCCATCTATAGCCATAAATAGGTTGGATAATGTAAATGCATCCTATAATACACCTTATGGTTTAGTAAAAAGCGACTGGAAAAAGCAAGCCGGGCATTTTGATTGGGCTATAACTATTCCTGCAAATTCAAAAGCAATAGTGTATTTACCTGCAGGTAGTGTAAATGATGTTAAATGCGATGGTAAAAGTTTATCCGCATTAAGCGGAGCAAAGCAATTACCGGATGTGAATGGCAAAGTGAAAGTAGAAATAGGTTCGGGCGATTACCATTTTGAAATAAATAATTATGGCAAATAG
- a CDS encoding glycoside hydrolase family 2 protein, whose translation MKNAWFKIFIYSLLLIPVLNTYAQKTEIQFLSGAGSDHTVNWQFYCTASHNSGKWTTIPVPSNWELQGFGKYNYGLDKDSLKGKEQGLYKYQFDVPAGWQGKAVNIVFDGAMTDTKVMINGQQAGDIHQGAFYRFKYDITRLLKYGQPNLLEVTVSKYSANASVNASERKGDFWVFGGIFRPVFLEASPQQHISHVAVNGKADGSFEAQLKLSNIKNVEAVTGQFYTLSGQKAGIPFSAKIKAGDTSVLIKTHLAVPKLWSPEFPNLYNAVFTLTSNGKSVHTVQQRFGFRTVELRLHDGIYVNNVKVKFKGVNHHSFWPTTGRATSKAISIADVKLIKDMNMNAVRMSHYPPDEHFLDVCDSLGLFVLDELTGWHHAYDTQVGSKLAKEMIEKDANHPSIVIWDNGNEGGFNFNLDHWFDDLDIQKRPLIHPWAVFRGTNTQHYINYDYGNNTAIHGHDVFFPTEFLHGIYDGGAGAGLDDFWEQMWHTPISAGGFIWVFADEAVVRTDKNGLLDSDGDHGPDGILGPYHEKEGSFYTIKEVWCPVHLEPREITPQFDGKLRLENRYLYTNLKQCTFIYKLVKLRNPYQETIASSETGAIASPDVAPGQYGNLQMHLPADWQNYDVLYVTAYDPYKNELFTWSWPISSHAVITQRMVAKAGTNKPVITETDSLYNVSANGIQLEFNRNNGILKKVENTKGEIPFNNGPVLAEGQDKSGFQKLRNYYKTDTLVIEADFTPKSIEAQLRWMIYPSGLVRLDLKYWPVGEDGKLLGASFSYPEKYVQSVSYMGDGPYRVWKDRLKGVKLNVWDKTYNNTITGEDSTKLIYPEFKGYYSNLYWMKIKTTGQPITVICDSRDVFMRLFAPKYPKLTYNNNIAPDFPSGDISFMHGITPIGTKSQQPTRLGSQGQVNQYFNYDKHIEDALSLTLYFDFSGK comes from the coding sequence ATGAAAAATGCCTGGTTTAAAATATTTATATATAGTCTGCTGCTGATACCAGTCCTAAATACTTATGCCCAAAAAACGGAGATCCAATTCCTCTCCGGCGCAGGCAGCGATCATACGGTAAATTGGCAGTTCTACTGTACCGCTAGCCATAATTCAGGCAAATGGACAACCATACCCGTACCATCCAACTGGGAATTGCAGGGCTTCGGCAAATACAATTACGGTTTGGATAAGGACAGCCTGAAAGGCAAGGAACAAGGGTTATATAAGTACCAGTTTGATGTACCTGCAGGATGGCAGGGTAAGGCTGTAAACATTGTGTTTGATGGGGCTATGACAGATACCAAAGTCATGATCAACGGTCAGCAGGCGGGCGACATTCACCAGGGGGCCTTTTATAGGTTTAAGTATGATATTACCAGATTATTGAAATATGGTCAGCCAAATTTACTGGAAGTAACCGTATCTAAATATTCCGCTAATGCATCTGTAAACGCAAGTGAACGTAAAGGTGATTTCTGGGTATTCGGCGGGATTTTCAGGCCGGTATTTCTGGAGGCCTCTCCGCAGCAACATATCAGTCATGTTGCAGTCAATGGTAAGGCAGATGGTAGTTTTGAGGCACAATTGAAGCTGTCAAACATAAAAAATGTAGAGGCAGTAACAGGTCAATTCTATACTCTCTCCGGGCAAAAGGCGGGTATACCATTTTCAGCCAAAATTAAAGCGGGTGATACGTCGGTATTGATAAAAACACATCTGGCTGTGCCTAAATTATGGTCGCCGGAGTTCCCTAACCTGTATAATGCAGTATTTACACTTACATCAAATGGTAAATCGGTGCATACCGTACAACAACGTTTCGGTTTCCGTACAGTTGAGCTGCGTTTGCACGATGGTATCTACGTAAACAACGTAAAAGTAAAATTCAAAGGCGTTAATCATCATTCGTTCTGGCCAACTACAGGGAGGGCTACCAGCAAAGCTATTAGCATTGCCGATGTTAAGCTAATCAAGGATATGAACATGAACGCGGTGCGCATGTCGCATTATCCGCCTGATGAGCATTTTCTTGATGTGTGCGATTCACTGGGATTATTTGTTTTAGATGAACTTACCGGCTGGCACCATGCTTATGATACACAGGTAGGCTCCAAACTGGCAAAGGAAATGATTGAGAAGGATGCAAATCATCCCTCAATCGTGATCTGGGACAACGGCAATGAGGGCGGTTTTAATTTCAATCTTGATCATTGGTTTGATGATCTGGATATTCAGAAACGCCCACTTATACATCCCTGGGCCGTGTTTAGAGGCACCAATACCCAGCATTATATCAATTACGATTACGGTAATAATACTGCCATACATGGTCACGATGTATTCTTTCCTACGGAGTTTCTGCACGGTATATATGATGGTGGTGCAGGCGCTGGTCTTGATGATTTTTGGGAGCAGATGTGGCATACACCGATTTCGGCAGGCGGCTTTATTTGGGTTTTTGCTGATGAAGCAGTAGTGCGTACCGATAAAAATGGGTTACTTGATTCAGATGGTGACCATGGGCCGGATGGTATCTTAGGGCCGTATCATGAAAAAGAAGGCAGCTTTTATACCATAAAGGAAGTCTGGTGCCCGGTTCATTTAGAACCACGGGAAATTACGCCGCAATTCGATGGGAAATTGCGATTAGAGAACCGCTACCTGTACACCAACTTAAAACAATGCACATTCATTTATAAGCTGGTTAAACTTAGAAATCCTTACCAGGAAACAATAGCATCATCAGAAACGGGAGCGATCGCTTCGCCTGATGTAGCTCCCGGGCAGTATGGTAATTTACAAATGCATTTACCTGCCGACTGGCAAAACTATGATGTGTTATACGTAACAGCATATGATCCTTATAAAAACGAACTTTTTACCTGGAGCTGGCCTATCAGCAGCCATGCTGTAATTACGCAGCGAATGGTGGCAAAAGCAGGCACCAACAAGCCTGTTATTACTGAAACTGATTCGCTATATAACGTAAGCGCAAATGGTATTCAGCTTGAGTTTAACCGTAACAATGGCATCTTAAAGAAAGTAGAGAATACAAAAGGTGAAATTCCATTTAATAACGGCCCGGTATTAGCTGAAGGCCAGGATAAATCGGGCTTTCAAAAACTAAGAAACTATTATAAAACCGATACACTGGTAATTGAAGCTGATTTTACCCCAAAAAGTATCGAAGCGCAATTAAGGTGGATGATCTATCCATCGGGTTTAGTACGACTTGATTTAAAATATTGGCCTGTCGGCGAGGATGGTAAATTGTTAGGCGCAAGCTTTTCTTATCCTGAAAAATATGTACAAAGTGTAAGCTACATGGGTGATGGCCCATACCGCGTTTGGAAAGACAGGCTAAAAGGCGTGAAGCTGAATGTGTGGGACAAAACCTATAACAATACCATAACCGGAGAGGACAGCACTAAATTGATCTATCCCGAATTTAAAGGCTATTACTCCAATTTATACTGGATGAAGATAAAAACCACAGGGCAGCCCATCACCGTGATCTGCGATAGCAGGGACGTTTTTATGCGTTTATTTGCGCCTAAATATCCAAAGCTTACCTACAATAATAACATCGCCCCTGATTTTCCTTCAGGCGATATCTCTTTTATGCATGGCATAACACCCATCGGAACAAAATCACAGCAACCAACACGGTTAGGTTCGCAAGGGCAAGTGAACCAATATTTTAATTATGATAAGCATATCGAAGATGCCTTATCGCTCACCTTGTATTTTGATTTTTCGGGAAAATAA
- a CDS encoding glycoside hydrolase family 43 protein — MTGFKYIYSLILTGMVLLSCNTRKDVYLFTSFNEPASAGLRLLYSHDAYHWTDLNHIFIKPEVGDAKIMRDPSIQQGPDGVYHLVWTIGWKNDTGIGYAESKDLIHWSAEQHLNVMANEPTAVNAWAPELFYDDVADQFIITWASTVPFRFPKGEEDENNNHRLYYTTTKDFKTFAPAKLFLDPGFSVIDPEIVKFDKGKYVLVMKDNTRPNRNILVAFSNNPLGPYTDYSKRFTELYSEGPTITKTGDNWLIYYDSYRLKKFGCMRTSDFKTFTNIADSVSVPQGHKHGTIFKVTEKTLKQLKLAAATPVNQ; from the coding sequence ATGACGGGATTTAAATATATATATAGCCTGATTTTAACCGGTATGGTTTTGCTCTCCTGCAATACCCGGAAAGACGTATACCTGTTCACCTCATTTAACGAACCTGCCAGTGCTGGTTTGCGGTTGCTATATAGCCATGATGCTTATCACTGGACCGATCTGAACCATATTTTCATCAAGCCCGAAGTTGGCGATGCCAAGATCATGCGTGATCCATCCATACAACAAGGCCCTGATGGTGTTTATCATCTGGTTTGGACAATAGGCTGGAAAAACGATACCGGCATAGGTTACGCTGAATCAAAAGACCTGATCCATTGGTCGGCAGAGCAGCACCTGAATGTAATGGCTAATGAGCCAACCGCGGTTAATGCCTGGGCACCAGAGTTGTTTTATGATGATGTTGCAGATCAGTTCATCATCACCTGGGCATCAACCGTGCCGTTCCGTTTCCCGAAAGGAGAGGAGGATGAGAATAATAACCATCGCCTGTATTACACCACTACTAAGGATTTTAAAACTTTCGCCCCGGCAAAATTATTTCTCGATCCCGGTTTTAGTGTGATAGACCCTGAAATCGTAAAATTTGACAAAGGTAAATATGTATTAGTGATGAAGGATAACACCCGGCCAAACCGCAATATACTGGTGGCTTTCAGCAATAACCCGCTGGGGCCATATACTGATTATTCAAAGCGGTTTACTGAACTGTATTCAGAAGGGCCAACCATAACTAAAACAGGCGATAACTGGCTGATCTATTACGATTCTTATCGCCTTAAAAAGTTCGGCTGCATGCGCACAAGCGATTTTAAAACATTTACCAATATAGCCGATTCTGTTAGTGTGCCGCAGGGCCACAAGCACGGAACCATATTTAAAGTGACTGAAAAAACACTGAAACAATTAAAATTAGCTGCCGCGACGCCGGTAAATCAATAA
- a CDS encoding sialate O-acetylesterase: MSGKKYITVILLLSCMAFAHSTYAEVLLPKILGNNMVLQRNKPVPVWGTAAAGETVTVTFDNQTKKITADAAGNWQIMLDPMSASATPQVLEIKGTNTIKLENILVGEVWLCSGQSNMSYEMRKNSKVRRPDTSTVNTPIDELDRAHNPQIRIFLVTQKNMRKPDSTHSGWDIAEGTALRDFSAAGYFFGKNLNHDLKVPVGIICSAISGSRIEPWMPREAFDDISYFKDTNYKIDGDPGKLYVNMIAPVAPYALRGFLWYQGESGCYLSETTSYTYKMEALIHWWRKLWSDKDLPFYYVQVAPFYYSRAKSSTNIPFTIYTEPELREAQTMALKIPHTGMIVTTDLNDSLTNIHPAFKWVVGQRLELQALANTYGKKVVFSGPMYDKMKIKGNKIILDFKYTGSGLVSHDGKPLSFFTIAGSDGKFVDATAVIKGDRVEVSSSEVSAPIAIRFGWTEVAEPNFYNKDGLPAVPFRTDNPLKFTLTVN, from the coding sequence ATGTCTGGTAAAAAATATATTACGGTCATTCTTCTGCTAAGCTGCATGGCTTTTGCACACAGTACTTATGCCGAAGTGTTATTGCCTAAAATATTAGGTAATAACATGGTGTTGCAGCGCAATAAGCCTGTACCTGTTTGGGGTACTGCAGCGGCAGGCGAAACCGTTACTGTAACTTTCGATAATCAAACTAAAAAAATAACCGCTGATGCTGCCGGTAACTGGCAAATCATGCTCGATCCAATGTCAGCATCGGCAACGCCGCAGGTTTTGGAAATTAAGGGTACTAACACCATAAAGCTCGAAAATATTTTAGTAGGCGAGGTGTGGTTATGTTCGGGGCAATCAAACATGTCGTACGAAATGCGTAAGAACAGTAAAGTACGCAGGCCCGATACCAGTACCGTTAACACGCCTATTGATGAACTCGATAGGGCGCATAACCCGCAGATCAGGATATTTCTGGTTACACAAAAGAACATGAGAAAACCCGATTCAACACACTCAGGCTGGGATATTGCAGAGGGTACAGCACTCAGGGACTTTTCTGCTGCCGGATATTTTTTCGGAAAAAATCTGAATCATGATCTGAAAGTACCCGTGGGTATCATCTGCTCAGCCATAAGCGGCAGTCGTATTGAACCATGGATGCCCCGCGAAGCTTTTGATGATATCTCTTATTTTAAAGATACCAACTACAAAATAGATGGCGACCCCGGCAAATTATATGTAAATATGATAGCCCCTGTCGCGCCCTATGCCTTACGTGGTTTTCTATGGTACCAGGGTGAAAGCGGCTGTTATCTGAGTGAAACTACCAGTTACACCTACAAAATGGAAGCACTTATCCATTGGTGGCGTAAACTCTGGAGTGACAAGGATTTGCCATTCTACTATGTACAGGTAGCGCCGTTCTACTATTCCAGGGCCAAAAGCAGTACCAATATTCCATTTACCATTTATACTGAGCCAGAATTACGCGAAGCCCAGACCATGGCCCTCAAAATACCGCATACAGGGATGATTGTAACTACCGATCTGAATGATTCTCTGACCAACATCCACCCGGCATTTAAGTGGGTAGTAGGCCAGCGTTTGGAACTACAGGCTCTTGCCAATACATACGGCAAAAAAGTTGTTTTCTCAGGCCCGATGTATGATAAAATGAAGATAAAAGGCAATAAGATTATACTCGACTTTAAATACACCGGCAGTGGTTTGGTAAGTCACGATGGCAAGCCGCTCAGCTTTTTCACCATAGCAGGCAGTGACGGGAAATTTGTTGATGCTACTGCTGTAATTAAAGGTGACAGGGTGGAAGTTTCATCCTCCGAAGTATCCGCGCCCATAGCCATACGCTTTGGGTGGACGGAAGTAGCCGAACCCAATTTTTATAACAAAGATGGCTTACCCGCTGTGCCTTTCCGCACGGATAACCCACTCAAATTTACTTTAACTGTTAATTGA